From Solidesulfovibrio carbinoliphilus subsp. oakridgensis, the proteins below share one genomic window:
- a CDS encoding lytic transglycosylase domain-containing protein, which translates to MNSKLLCVVCSLGLLLLAGQARAQSPEDLDLLFDAPCARYGAPKALARAIAHHESGLRPWAMNIEGRPILHASKEQALAVARAALQAGLSFDVGVMQINSWWIRRYHLPLEVVFEPRGNVQVGVWILAQSIKRFGLTWQAVATYHTPNPERGRAYAAAVLARLSGRPVAASTAPSMAADSSAASKSKSSPAASASPLLVKRFRQLASNETKLVK; encoded by the coding sequence GTGAACTCTAAACTCCTGTGTGTCGTTTGCAGCCTCGGTCTGTTGCTCCTGGCCGGACAGGCCAGGGCGCAATCCCCGGAAGATCTCGATCTTCTCTTTGACGCGCCCTGTGCCCGCTACGGCGCGCCCAAGGCTTTGGCCCGGGCCATTGCCCATCACGAAAGCGGCCTGCGCCCCTGGGCCATGAACATCGAGGGTAGACCCATCCTGCACGCCTCCAAGGAGCAGGCTTTGGCGGTGGCCCGGGCCGCCCTCCAAGCCGGCCTCTCCTTCGATGTCGGGGTGATGCAAATCAATTCGTGGTGGATCAGGCGCTATCACCTCCCCCTGGAGGTGGTGTTCGAGCCTCGGGGTAACGTCCAGGTCGGCGTCTGGATCTTGGCCCAGTCGATCAAACGCTTTGGCCTCACGTGGCAGGCCGTGGCCACCTACCATACCCCCAATCCGGAACGCGGACGGGCCTATGCCGCCGCCGTGCTTGCCCGCCTGAGCGGGAGACCTGTCGCTGCATCGACCGCGCCCTCGATGGCGGCGGATTCTTCCGCAGCGTCCAAATCCAAATCGTCGCCGGCGGCCTCCGCGTCGCCGTTGCTGGTGAAGCGGTTTCGCCAGCTTGCCAGCAATGAAACCAAACTTGTGAAGTGA